In Deltaproteobacteria bacterium, a single genomic region encodes these proteins:
- a CDS encoding RNA polymerase factor sigma-32, with amino-acid sequence MTKRRNEGKAADPAARVTPEGGALERAAPSGAPEPATGDDDDDDDEAPAQAELATDDDLAAAEALSESDPVTDEELERIARTLHGAAAPGTTALARRDPLAAYMGEVRRYPLLTREREHELAVRWVEQGDTDAGRQLVTSNLRLVVKIAHEYRRAYQNLLDLVQEGNVGLVRAVQKFDPYRGVKLSTYSGWWIRAYILKYILNNWRLVKIGTTQNQRKLFFNLRKQREALLAAGVDPTPERIAQELDVSAKEVVEMERRLAAPDVSLDAPLGAEDDGRTRLDLIEDDYADPENRVDAAEFKDLLQEKLVTFGGGLDGRELEIFRERVMSEDPITLQDLGDRWGVSRERARQIEKRMLTRLREYLQGELGDAVQIALGHD; translated from the coding sequence ATGACGAAGCGGCGCAACGAGGGTAAGGCGGCCGACCCGGCTGCACGCGTGACGCCCGAGGGCGGGGCGCTCGAGCGTGCGGCGCCGAGCGGCGCACCCGAGCCCGCGACCGGCGACGACGACGACGACGATGACGAGGCCCCGGCCCAGGCCGAGCTCGCCACCGATGACGATCTCGCGGCCGCCGAGGCGCTGTCCGAGTCGGATCCGGTCACCGACGAGGAGCTGGAACGCATCGCTCGCACGCTCCACGGCGCGGCGGCGCCGGGAACCACCGCGCTGGCGCGCCGTGATCCCCTCGCGGCCTACATGGGCGAGGTGCGCCGCTACCCGCTGCTCACGCGGGAGCGCGAGCACGAGCTGGCGGTGCGCTGGGTCGAGCAGGGCGACACCGACGCCGGGCGGCAGCTGGTCACCTCGAACCTGCGGCTGGTGGTGAAGATCGCCCACGAGTACCGCCGCGCCTACCAGAACCTGCTCGACCTGGTGCAGGAGGGCAACGTCGGCCTGGTCCGTGCGGTGCAGAAATTCGATCCGTACCGCGGCGTCAAGCTCTCGACCTACTCGGGCTGGTGGATCCGCGCGTACATCCTCAAGTACATCCTCAACAACTGGCGGCTGGTGAAGATCGGCACCACCCAGAACCAGCGCAAGCTGTTCTTCAACCTCCGCAAGCAGCGTGAGGCGCTGCTCGCCGCCGGTGTCGATCCCACCCCCGAGCGCATCGCCCAGGAGCTCGACGTGTCGGCCAAGGAGGTCGTCGAGATGGAGCGGCGGCTGGCCGCGCCCGACGTCTCGCTCGACGCGCCGCTGGGGGCCGAGGACGACGGGCGCACGCGGCTCGATCTGATCGAAGACGACTACGCCGATCCAGAGAACCGCGTGGACGCGGCCGAGTTCAAGGACCTCCTGCAGGAGAAGCTCGTGACGTTCGGCGGCGGGCTCGACGGCCGCGAGCTCGAGATCTTCCGCGAGCGCGTGATGTCGGAGGACCCGATCACCCTGCAGGACCTCGGCGATCGCTGGGGCGTCAGCCGCGAGCGTGCGCGGCAGATCGAGAAGCGCATGCTGACGCGGCTGCGTGAGTACCTGCAGGGCGAGCTCGGCGACGCCGTGCAGATCGCCCTCGGCCATGACTGA
- a CDS encoding PDZ domain-containing protein yields the protein MSSPGSAPKVGGFAPRLAGVMVAGSLLTAMGLTAWGEGHAQAQRHNPKDHARLSPAADATELRVLDWTLWNVSKYYVEPDRIDPKKMTRAGLHALENSIAEVLVEPVGDDRVRVKVGTAEQEFALDDVEALWAVGPRVREVFRFVARNVELSADEQQEAEYAIVAGVLATLDPHTNLLRPTDFADMKASTKGSFGGLGIEVGMRDGAITVIRVIDGNPASKVDMLPGDRIVQIDSESTVTMNINDAVGRLRGAVGTTVTVYVTRDGLDRPKPLKITRARIQLDSVIGDVLTETDASGRTRKVGLVAIPRNFAETTGAELRAKLDEFQQAGVEGVILDLRDNPGGLLNAAVDVADAFLSSGTIVSTVGVASPREESDANGRYDFPDLPLVVLADQGSASASEIVAGALRNQGRAVVLGRRTFGKGSVQVLHERKAGDKELALKLTIAQYLTPGDVSIQSVGVAPDVETIPVWIGAEHIAYFGRDRFDLLREESLSQHLVSDATGKERTAYGPVYFLDRGSVGEEDDTPVDGGKSKDKDRTIAGRNDKKPDSRTELLLEDSEIRMARDLVLRAPSANRDAMLESMDGFVREQAAQEQTRIAQSLAKRGVDWARGPDKQTGTPKLKVEIKSDKPGNVIKGGEKGTVTVTVTNVGDATAWQVRAISDSDYRYFDERELFFGKIDPGQSKSYPIKLSVAEQELSRTDRIDLHLFDQHGSKLAAGSQTSIDVSAQALARPEFAFGYAVIDDSSAGKNISGNGDGTLQVGERAIVRVWVKNTGESAALDAWVTLRNLAGDSVFLHSGRERLQKLEPGAVRSVDLDVEVMKESEVGDELLQVSVSDNKMAEVLTDNLHFDLTAPSTKLADATNGVVAASEVELFATPTGTPRVIARAKASSKFRSTARTDGWYRVELPDDGFAFVRAADVEVSGKGPSKAPAVETVFGVSPPKVALSSSPTQSDGESVKLSGVASDEDAVRDVFITVFNPSRDLFGDVEKVYYVANADPTNGRLEFDADVPLTPGNNLVEIHARQSDEVVAIKRMWVLRTSGLAEARAKGAAYDTRGELRVDKFNK from the coding sequence ATGAGCTCCCCTGGATCCGCTCCCAAGGTCGGTGGCTTCGCGCCGCGTCTCGCCGGTGTGATGGTGGCGGGCTCGCTGCTCACGGCGATGGGTCTGACCGCGTGGGGCGAGGGCCATGCCCAGGCCCAGCGACACAACCCCAAGGACCACGCGCGGCTGTCACCGGCCGCCGACGCGACCGAGCTGCGGGTGCTCGACTGGACGCTGTGGAACGTCTCCAAGTACTACGTCGAGCCCGATCGCATCGACCCCAAGAAGATGACGCGCGCGGGCCTGCATGCGCTCGAGAACAGCATCGCGGAGGTGTTGGTCGAGCCCGTCGGTGACGACCGCGTGCGCGTGAAGGTCGGCACCGCCGAGCAGGAATTCGCGCTCGACGACGTCGAGGCACTGTGGGCCGTGGGCCCCCGCGTGCGTGAGGTCTTCCGCTTCGTCGCGCGCAACGTCGAGCTGTCCGCCGACGAGCAGCAGGAGGCCGAGTACGCCATCGTCGCGGGCGTGCTGGCCACGCTCGATCCGCACACCAACCTGCTGCGCCCGACCGACTTCGCCGACATGAAGGCCAGCACCAAGGGCAGCTTCGGCGGCCTCGGGATCGAGGTCGGCATGCGCGATGGGGCCATCACCGTCATCCGTGTGATCGACGGCAACCCGGCCTCGAAGGTCGACATGCTGCCGGGCGATCGCATCGTGCAGATCGACAGCGAGTCGACCGTCACGATGAACATCAACGACGCGGTCGGTCGCCTTCGCGGTGCGGTCGGCACCACCGTCACGGTCTACGTGACGCGCGACGGCCTCGACCGGCCCAAGCCGCTCAAGATCACCCGCGCACGCATCCAGCTCGACAGCGTCATCGGCGACGTGCTCACCGAGACCGACGCCAGCGGGCGCACCCGCAAGGTCGGCCTGGTCGCGATTCCCCGCAACTTCGCCGAGACCACCGGTGCCGAGCTGCGGGCGAAGCTCGACGAGTTCCAGCAGGCGGGTGTCGAGGGCGTGATCCTCGACCTGCGCGACAACCCCGGCGGCCTCCTCAACGCCGCGGTCGACGTCGCTGACGCGTTCCTCTCGAGCGGCACCATCGTGTCGACGGTCGGCGTCGCCTCGCCGCGGGAGGAGAGCGACGCCAACGGGCGCTACGATTTCCCCGACCTGCCGCTGGTGGTGCTGGCCGACCAGGGCTCGGCGAGCGCCTCGGAGATCGTCGCGGGCGCGCTGCGCAACCAGGGCCGCGCGGTCGTGCTCGGGCGTCGCACCTTCGGCAAGGGCTCGGTGCAGGTGCTGCACGAGCGCAAGGCCGGCGACAAGGAGCTCGCGCTCAAGCTGACCATCGCGCAGTACCTCACCCCCGGCGACGTCTCGATCCAGTCGGTCGGCGTCGCGCCCGACGTCGAGACCATTCCCGTGTGGATCGGCGCCGAGCACATCGCCTACTTCGGCCGCGATCGCTTCGACCTCCTGCGCGAGGAGTCGCTGTCGCAGCACCTGGTGTCCGACGCGACCGGCAAGGAACGCACCGCCTACGGCCCGGTGTACTTCCTCGACCGCGGCTCGGTCGGCGAGGAGGACGACACCCCGGTCGACGGCGGCAAGTCGAAGGACAAGGACCGCACCATCGCCGGCCGCAACGACAAGAAGCCCGACTCGCGTACCGAGCTCCTGCTCGAGGACTCCGAGATCCGCATGGCCCGCGACCTGGTGCTGCGCGCACCCTCGGCCAATCGCGACGCGATGCTCGAGAGCATGGACGGCTTCGTGCGGGAGCAGGCCGCGCAGGAGCAGACCCGCATCGCGCAGAGCCTCGCCAAGCGCGGCGTCGACTGGGCGCGCGGGCCCGACAAGCAGACCGGCACACCCAAGCTCAAGGTGGAGATCAAGTCGGACAAGCCCGGCAACGTGATCAAGGGCGGCGAGAAGGGCACCGTCACGGTCACCGTCACCAACGTCGGTGACGCGACCGCGTGGCAGGTTCGGGCCATCAGCGACAGCGACTACCGCTACTTCGACGAGCGCGAGCTGTTCTTCGGCAAGATCGATCCCGGCCAGAGCAAGAGCTACCCCATCAAGCTCTCGGTCGCCGAGCAAGAGCTCTCACGCACCGACCGCATCGACCTGCACCTCTTCGACCAGCACGGCTCGAAGCTCGCCGCCGGTTCGCAGACCTCGATCGACGTCAGTGCGCAGGCACTGGCGCGGCCGGAGTTCGCGTTCGGCTACGCGGTCATCGACGACAGCAGCGCCGGCAAGAACATCAGCGGCAACGGCGACGGCACCCTGCAGGTCGGCGAGCGCGCGATCGTGCGGGTGTGGGTGAAGAACACCGGTGAGAGCGCGGCGCTCGACGCCTGGGTCACGCTGCGCAACCTCGCCGGCGACTCGGTGTTCTTGCACAGCGGGCGCGAGCGTCTGCAGAAGCTCGAGCCGGGCGCGGTGCGCTCGGTCGATCTCGACGTCGAGGTCATGAAGGAGTCCGAGGTCGGCGACGAGCTGCTGCAGGTCTCGGTCTCGGACAACAAGATGGCCGAGGTCCTCACCGACAACCTCCACTTCGACCTCACGGCGCCATCGACCAAGCTCGCGGACGCCACCAACGGCGTGGTCGCGGCCTCGGAGGTCGAGCTGTTCGCGACCCCGACCGGCACGCCCCGCGTGATCGCGCGCGCGAAGGCCTCGAGCAAGTTCCGCTCGACCGCGCGGACCGACGGCTGGTACCGCGTCGAGCTACCTGACGACGGCTTCGCGTTCGTGCGCGCCGCCGACGTCGAGGTCAGCGGCAAGGGCCCCAGCAAGGCCCCCGCGGTCGAGACCGTCTTCGGGGTCTCGCCGCCCAAGGTGGCGCTGTCGTCGTCGCCGACGCAATCCGATGGCGAGAGCGTCAAGCTGAGCGGCGTGGCCAGCGACGAGGACGCCGTGCGCGACGTCTTCATCACGGTCTTCAACCCCTCACGCGACCTGTTCGGCGACGTCGAGAAGGTCTACTACGTGGCCAACGCCGATCCGACGAACGGACGGCTCGAGTTCGACGCCGACGTGCCGCTGACCCCGGGCAACAACCTGGTCGAGATCCACGCGCGCCAGAGCGACGAGGTCGTCGCGATCAAGCGCATGTGGGTGCTGCGAACCTCCGGGCTGGCCGAGGCCCGTGCCAAGGGCGCCGCCTACGACACGCGCGGCGAGCTGCGGGTCGACAAGTTCAACAAGTGA